Proteins co-encoded in one Gossypium arboreum isolate Shixiya-1 chromosome 11, ASM2569848v2, whole genome shotgun sequence genomic window:
- the LOC108471148 gene encoding beta-hexosaminidase 2, which translates to MRICGGKRSMFQVSVPPISLLATIICLTLPFLPPTLSLQSAVNVWPKPRLVSWPKPLARSLSTNFTINSPYHQNLQPAISRYLRLSRTEHHHPLITPSVNVSTSSPPLQTLSIDISDLAASLQHGVNETYSLSISEVGETAYLTAETAWGAMRGLETFSQLVWGNPSVVPVGLYIWDAPLFAHRGVMLDTSRNYYGVEDILRTIEAMSANKLNVFHWHVTDSHSFPLMVPSEPELAAKGAYGPDMIYSPSDVAKIVQFGLEHGVRVLPEIDSPGHTGSWAEAYPDIVACANMFWLPAGSDWGDRLASEPGTGHLNPLNPKTYQVLKNVIRDVSILFPETFYHGGADEIVPGCWKADPTIQSFIANGGTLSQLLETFVNSTLPYILSLNRTVVYWEDVLLDGIVKVDSSFLPKEHTILQTWNNGTNNTKRIVEAGYRAIVSSSEFYYLDCGHGDFLGNDSQYDQQAGGESLNGGSWCGPFKTWQTIYDYDITYGLSEDEAKLVLGGEVALWSEQADPTVLDARIWPRTSAMAETLWSGNRDESGKKRSAEATNRLNEWRNRMVSRGVKAEPIQPLWCVRNPGMCNAVESS; encoded by the exons ATGAGAATTTGTGGAGGAAAAAGGTCAATGTTCCAAGTTTCTGTTCCTCCCATCTCATTACTTGCCACCATAATCTGCCTAACATTACCTTTTCTACCACCAACCTTATCCCTACAATCTGCAGTGAATGTTTGGCCTAAACCAAGGCTGGTTTCATGGCCAAAACCACTTGCCAGATCCCTTTCTACAAACTTCACCATCAATTCTCCTTACCATCAAAACCTCCAACCGGCGATCAGCCGTTACCTCCGCCTCAGCCGGACCGAGCACCACCATCCCCTTATCACCCCTTCCGTAAACGTTTCCACCTCATCCCCTCCTCTGCAAACTCTTTCCATCGATATATCAGATCTCGCAGCATCCCTTCAACATGGGGTCAATGAGACCTACTCCCTCTCCATTTCTGAAGTAGGTGAAACAGCCTATTTGACAGCCGAAACCGCATGGGGTGCGATGAGGGGTTTAGAGACGTTTTCGCAGTTGGTATGGGGCAATCCATCGGTTGTCCCCGTTGGCTTGTATATCTGGGATGCTCCCTTGTTTGCACACAGGGGAGTCATGTTGGATACATCAAGGAATTATTATGGGGTTGAGGACATATTAAGGACTATTGAAGCAATGAGTGCTAACAAGCTTAATGTATTCCATTGGCATGTCACTGATTCGCATTCATTTCCTCTGATGGTGCCTTCGGAGCCTGAGCTTGCAGCCAAGGGAGCTTATGGACCTGACATGATATATTCTCCCTCAGATGTGGCTAAGATTGTTCAGTTTGGGTTGGAACATGGGGTCAGAGTCCTACCGGAAATCGATTCACCAG GGCATACAGGTTCATGGGCAGAAGCCTATCCGGATATAGTTGCATGTGCAAACATGTTCTGGTTGCCAGCCGGAAGTGATTGGGGTGATAGGCTTGCATCTGAGCCAGGAACTGGCCACTTAAACCCCTTGAACCCCAAAACCTACCAAGTTCTCAAGAACGTAATCCGTGATGTATCTATCTTATTCCCTGAAACATTCTACCATGGTGGAGCTGATGAGATAGTTCCTGGATGTTGGAAAGCTGATCCAACCATTCAATCTTTCATTGCCAATGGTGGAACCCTCAGCCAGCTCCTGGAAACCTTTGTTAACTCTACTTTGCCTTACATTCTTTCCCTCAATCGTACCGTGGTCTATTGGGAGGATGTTTTATTAGATGGTATTGTGAAAGTAGACTCCTCATTTCTTCCAAAGGAGCATACCATTTTGCAAACATGGAACAATGGTACAAACAACACCAAAAGGATCGTTGAAGCCGGATACCGGGCGATCGTATCATCTTCAGAATTCTATTATTTGGACTGTGGCCATGGAGATTTTCTAGGGAATGATAGCCAATATGATCAGCAAGCAGGGGGCGAATCTTTAAATGGGGGGTCTTGGTGTGGACCATTTAAAACATGGCAAACTATTTATGACTATGACATAACTTATGGTTTGAGTGAAGATGAAGCCAAATTGGTGCTTGGTGGAGAGGTGGCATTGTGGTCGGAACAAGCTGATCCTACAGTTTTGGATGCAAGGATTTGGCCAAGAACTTCAGCAATGGCCGAGACATTGTGGTCGGGGAACCGCGATGAGTCTGGGAAAAAAAGGTCTGCCGAGGCAACCAATAGGTTGAACGAGTGGAGGAATAGGATGGTAAGTAGAGGGGTCAAGGCTGAACCAATTCAACCACTGTGGTGCGTTAGGAATCCAGGGATGTGCAACGCAGTCGAGTCATCCTGA